The Coleofasciculaceae cyanobacterium genome includes a window with the following:
- a CDS encoding methyltransferase domain-containing protein, with protein MNKPNLAEEQIFVNSFHALDAAQFSENRTKLEFEYFISQQLGNQENLKVLEIGCGSVSHINLGKNPYLVGIDVAAQQLERNTSLHEKIVANIEKYQLPESEYDVIVSWWVLEHLARPDLVLKNCQQALKPNGILILVSPDPGALKGLITKFSPQWFHVFISRYIFGYSQAGVEEQGPFKTYLKESMSPQYINKFAENNNLSVELFQMYENYWQEALRRKYWLANVVWSVGKIILESLSFGYIKVKYTDYRFFIRKV; from the coding sequence ATGAATAAACCCAATCTTGCAGAAGAACAAATATTTGTAAATTCTTTCCACGCGTTAGATGCGGCTCAGTTTTCCGAAAACAGAACTAAATTAGAATTTGAATATTTTATCAGTCAGCAACTAGGCAATCAGGAAAATCTCAAGGTTTTGGAAATTGGTTGTGGTTCAGTGAGTCACATTAATTTGGGCAAAAATCCCTACCTAGTAGGTATCGACGTTGCTGCACAACAATTAGAAAGAAATACAAGTCTGCATGAAAAGATTGTCGCCAATATAGAAAAATATCAGCTGCCAGAATCAGAATATGATGTTATTGTTTCTTGGTGGGTTTTAGAACATCTTGCTCGTCCAGATTTAGTTTTAAAAAATTGCCAACAAGCCCTTAAACCCAACGGTATACTGATTCTTGTTTCGCCCGATCCTGGGGCTTTAAAAGGACTAATTACCAAATTTAGCCCTCAATGGTTTCATGTTTTTATTTCTCGCTATATTTTCGGCTACTCACAAGCTGGAGTTGAAGAACAAGGCCCTTTTAAAACTTATTTAAAAGAGTCAATGAGTCCTCAATATATTAACAAGTTTGCCGAAAACAATAATTTATCTGTCGAACTTTTTCAAATGTACGAAAACTACTGGCAGGAAGCACTAAGAAGAAAATATTGGTTAGCTAATGTAGTCTGGAGTGTGGGTAAAATAATTCTAGAATCTCTAAGTTTTGGATATATCAAGGTTAAATATACCGACTATAGATTTTTTATCAGAAAAGTTTGA
- a CDS encoding ROK family protein, with protein sequence MIDLVIGVDLGGTAIKMGQFLQDGTCLKTITLATPQPANPKPVIKTIAQGVKQLNLDYTCGAIGLGMPGPTDKARRIALKSINLPGWDDVPVADWLEAQTGLPTVLENDANCAAIGEAWLGAGREFKDFILLTLGTGVGGGIFLDGKLFTGRYGAAGELGLITLNLNGYPCRSGNQGSLEQYTSIGSIQRSMGNEPVAMSKLAQAKDPVALKFWQDYGKTLGAGLASLIYVLTPEAVIIGGGISASSEFFLPSTLKEIEKRVVSVSRQGLQLLSAELGNQAGMLGAAKLVWNQIEEKKFNSILDK encoded by the coding sequence ATGATCGACCTAGTAATTGGGGTAGATTTGGGTGGAACTGCGATTAAGATGGGGCAGTTTCTTCAAGATGGGACTTGCCTAAAGACGATTACTTTAGCTACTCCTCAACCTGCCAACCCCAAGCCAGTGATTAAGACGATCGCCCAAGGAGTAAAGCAGCTTAATCTAGATTATACCTGTGGCGCGATCGGTCTAGGTATGCCAGGCCCTACAGATAAAGCCAGACGCATTGCTCTCAAGTCGATCAATCTTCCAGGATGGGACGATGTTCCTGTAGCCGACTGGTTGGAGGCTCAAACTGGATTACCTACCGTGTTAGAAAATGATGCTAACTGTGCTGCTATTGGCGAAGCTTGGTTAGGTGCGGGAAGAGAGTTTAAGGATTTTATTTTGCTGACTTTAGGTACTGGCGTGGGAGGAGGAATATTTCTTGATGGCAAATTATTTACTGGTCGTTATGGTGCAGCTGGAGAGTTAGGTTTAATTACCCTCAATCTGAATGGTTATCCTTGTCGTAGCGGTAATCAGGGTTCACTAGAGCAATATACCTCCATCGGTTCAATTCAGCGCAGTATGGGCAACGAACCAGTAGCAATGAGTAAGCTGGCTCAAGCAAAAGATCCAGTCGCTCTAAAATTCTGGCAGGATTACGGTAAAACTCTTGGTGCAGGACTTGCCAGCTTAATTTATGTGCTAACTCCTGAAGCAGTAATTATTGGCGGCGGAATTAGTGCCAGTTCTGAGTTTTTTCTGCCAAGTACCTTAAAAGAAATTGAAAAAAGAGTCGTATCTGTTTCTCGACAAGGATTACAGTTGCTTAGCGCTGAACTAGGTAATCAAGCAGGAATGTTAGGCGCAGCAAAATTGGTTTGGAATCAGATCGAAGAAAAAAAATTTAACAGTATTTTAGATAAATAG
- a CDS encoding Precorrin-3B methylase yields MVAKKKKNQVLQGKELVKEVCRRIRVARSYWDAHNNAACRGEREKAIALYNTLTQEQKEQIPQQLRIWLRYRSEKYFGHQRTPPKSQKNKSKN; encoded by the coding sequence ATGGTTGCCAAAAAAAAGAAAAACCAAGTATTGCAGGGCAAAGAATTAGTCAAAGAAGTGTGTCGGCGCATTAGAGTGGCGCGCAGTTATTGGGATGCTCATAATAATGCTGCTTGTCGAGGAGAAAGAGAAAAAGCGATCGCACTCTACAATACTTTGACCCAAGAACAAAAAGAGCAAATTCCACAACAGCTTAGAATCTGGCTGCGCTATCGGAGTGAGAAATATTTTGGCCACCAGCGTACTCCACCCAAAAGCCAAAAAAATAAGTCGAAAAATTAA
- a CDS encoding FAD-dependent oxidoreductase: MVKPSNIKLSIDNRLGKQQIDRPMSEQKKVIVIGAGWAGLAATSHLVEQGYDVTVLEAAPYPGGLVAGWKTSGGRSVEGGIHGFWYPYRNIFSQVKQLGLDPFTRFTRSSQYSPAGLEVESPIFQDQPRLPAPLGTFAYTKFKRLPLSDRLSALPLLYAVVDFDNSDEAWLRYDKMTARELFKQYGVTEKLYQESFEPMLLVGLFAPGEQCSAAAALGMLYYFILAHQPDFDVVWCRGTVGEKIFKPWIAKIEQAGGKVLTNKRVTDIVVDESGIATGVKCGAEFLAADAIVSGVSITGIKKIVSSSSTLNNYAQFRNLSNLKGIDVLATRLWFDRQLHIPLPSNACFGFDATTGWTFFDLNDLHDEYRNEPNTVIEADFYHANQLLPMTDEQIISKVHRDLATCVPAFNAAKVIDSSVIRVKEGVTHFFPGSYQNLLSVKTDIPNLYMSGDWIVTRHGSWSQEKAYVTGLEAANSLINQFGIGTQAKIIPIEADEPHIQVARTINKTIRDWTKFLPNPWLP, from the coding sequence TTGGTTAAACCATCTAATATCAAATTAAGTATTGATAACCGCTTAGGTAAACAACAAATCGACCGACCAATGTCAGAACAGAAAAAAGTTATAGTTATCGGTGCAGGTTGGGCGGGTTTAGCTGCCACCTCCCATTTAGTTGAGCAAGGTTACGATGTAACTGTCTTAGAAGCAGCACCTTATCCTGGAGGTTTGGTAGCGGGTTGGAAAACTTCAGGAGGAAGATCGGTTGAGGGAGGAATTCACGGCTTTTGGTATCCCTACCGCAATATTTTCAGCCAGGTTAAGCAACTTGGACTCGATCCTTTTACCCGTTTTACCCGATCTTCTCAGTACTCACCTGCGGGATTGGAAGTAGAGTCGCCGATCTTTCAGGATCAACCCCGATTACCTGCGCCTTTGGGTACGTTTGCTTATACTAAATTTAAACGTTTGCCTTTGAGCGATCGCCTTTCTGCTTTGCCTCTGCTGTATGCGGTGGTTGACTTTGATAACTCTGATGAGGCTTGGCTAAGGTACGACAAAATGACGGCCAGGGAATTGTTTAAACAGTACGGAGTGACTGAGAAACTATACCAGGAATCTTTTGAACCGATGCTACTGGTAGGTTTATTTGCGCCAGGAGAGCAATGTTCCGCAGCAGCAGCTTTAGGAATGCTATATTATTTTATTCTGGCGCATCAGCCTGATTTTGATGTGGTGTGGTGTCGCGGTACTGTTGGCGAAAAAATCTTTAAACCCTGGATTGCCAAAATCGAACAAGCTGGCGGTAAGGTACTGACTAATAAAAGAGTAACCGATATTGTCGTTGATGAGTCGGGAATAGCAACAGGAGTTAAATGTGGGGCCGAATTTTTGGCTGCGGATGCGATCGTTTCTGGAGTAAGCATTACGGGAATCAAAAAAATTGTCTCCAGCAGCAGCACTTTGAATAACTATGCTCAATTCCGCAACCTGTCAAATCTCAAAGGGATTGATGTTTTAGCCACCCGTCTTTGGTTCGATCGCCAGCTTCATATTCCCTTGCCTTCTAATGCTTGTTTTGGTTTTGATGCCACAACTGGCTGGACATTTTTCGATCTCAACGATCTGCATGATGAATACCGAAACGAACCCAATACAGTGATTGAAGCTGACTTTTATCATGCTAATCAGTTGTTACCGATGACAGACGAGCAAATTATTAGCAAAGTACACCGTGATCTTGCTACCTGTGTTCCCGCCTTTAATGCAGCCAAAGTAATAGACAGTAGCGTAATCCGTGTCAAAGAAGGTGTAACGCACTTTTTTCCTGGTAGTTATCAAAATTTACTCTCGGTTAAAACTGATATTCCTAATTTATATATGAGCGGTGACTGGATTGTAACCCGTCATGGTTCATGGTCACAGGAAAAGGCTTATGTCACGGGTTTGGAAGCTGCTAACTCACTCATCAATCAGTTTGGTATCGGTACTCAGGCAAAGATTATACCTATCGAAGCCGATGAACCCCATATCCAGGTAGCAAGAACGATTAATAAAACGATTCGAGACTGGACAAAATTCCTTCCTAATCCTTGGTTGCCTTAA
- a CDS encoding glycoside hydrolase family 9 protein produces MIKKLLLFLSCGLLGSGLIFLAVAKMASNSNDAIAIIEETSNSSNSQSRKPGTGRFAYGEVLQKSLLFYEANRSGSLPDDQRVKWRSSATLNDGADVGRDLTGGYYDAGDHIIFAQPFAFSMTMLSWGGVDYREAYQQSGQLDELLKTVKWGTDWFLKAHEIDSSGKTARLWVQVGDASDHQYWVPAEEIESKTKRPSYAIDPENPGSDVAAGTASALASASMLFRGIDDDYSAKLLQNAITLYDFAETHKAKYSDSVEAVNPFYTSWSGYWDELALGAAWLYRATGESAYLTKAENYLREQIKSSGDWSYAADDHSYAAYALVAKESSDPYFKSEVDRWLGKWIEGVPPVEYSPDGFAYRTEWGSASLSLATGYIAEWYSDFVEPNQSYANFATSQLNYLLGDNPRNYSYVVGFGENFPRRVHHRSSAGSAPLDGSSKFNDHLLIGALVGGLTKPQEHPHNDRRDDWVSNEVSIGYNAALTSASIQQYENYGGEALSSDKLQRLIDNN; encoded by the coding sequence ATGATCAAAAAACTACTTTTGTTTTTATCTTGTGGGCTATTAGGCTCAGGATTAATTTTTTTAGCTGTTGCTAAAATGGCCTCTAACTCTAATGATGCAATAGCAATCATCGAAGAAACTAGCAATAGTTCTAATAGTCAATCACGTAAACCGGGAACTGGTCGATTTGCATATGGTGAAGTGCTGCAAAAAAGCTTACTTTTTTATGAAGCGAATCGTTCTGGCTCGTTACCTGACGACCAAAGAGTAAAATGGCGCAGTAGTGCAACCTTAAATGATGGAGCTGATGTTGGTCGAGATTTAACTGGAGGGTATTATGATGCAGGAGACCATATTATCTTTGCTCAACCTTTTGCCTTTAGTATGACTATGCTGTCATGGGGTGGCGTAGATTATCGAGAAGCATATCAACAATCAGGTCAATTAGACGAATTGCTTAAAACAGTAAAGTGGGGGACAGACTGGTTTCTCAAAGCACACGAAATTGACAGCAGCGGAAAAACTGCCCGTCTTTGGGTGCAGGTAGGAGATGCCAGTGACCATCAATATTGGGTTCCCGCTGAGGAGATTGAATCAAAAACTAAGCGACCTTCTTATGCTATTGACCCAGAAAACCCTGGTTCTGATGTGGCAGCTGGTACAGCATCAGCGTTGGCTTCTGCTTCGATGCTATTTAGAGGAATTGACGATGATTATTCGGCTAAATTGTTGCAGAATGCGATTACTTTATACGATTTTGCTGAAACCCATAAAGCAAAGTATTCTGATTCGGTAGAAGCTGTTAACCCTTTCTATACTAGTTGGTCAGGCTATTGGGACGAGTTAGCTTTGGGAGCTGCTTGGCTATATCGCGCTACGGGAGAAAGCGCCTATCTGACAAAAGCCGAAAATTATCTTCGCGAGCAGATTAAATCTTCAGGAGACTGGAGTTATGCGGCAGACGATCATTCTTATGCTGCGTATGCTCTAGTGGCTAAAGAAAGCTCAGATCCTTATTTCAAATCTGAAGTTGATCGTTGGCTGGGCAAATGGATCGAAGGTGTTCCACCTGTGGAATATAGTCCTGACGGATTTGCTTATCGTACTGAATGGGGTTCGGCTTCTTTGAGTTTGGCGACGGGATATATAGCTGAGTGGTATTCAGATTTTGTCGAGCCTAACCAATCTTACGCCAACTTTGCTACTAGCCAGCTAAATTATCTTTTAGGGGATAATCCTCGCAATTACAGTTATGTAGTTGGCTTTGGCGAAAATTTTCCCCGACGCGTTCATCATCGTAGCTCTGCTGGTTCTGCGCCATTAGACGGTAGTTCAAAGTTTAACGATCATTTGCTGATTGGAGCTTTAGTTGGTGGCTTGACAAAACCACAAGAACATCCACATAACGATCGCCGTGATGATTGGGTTTCAAATGAGGTAAGTATCGGTTACAATGCCGCTCTAACTTCTGCTAGTATCCAGCAATACGAAAATTATGGCGGAGAAGCTTTGTCCAGTGACAAGTTACAAAGATTAATTGATAATAATTAG
- the hslO gene encoding Hsp33 family molecular chaperone HslO, with protein MTDKLIRAIAADGGIKAVGVITTDLTEEARRRHKLSYVATAALGRSMASGLLLASSMKKEGSRVNIHVKGDGPLGTILADAGLDGTVRGYVQNPDVELPPNDLGKLDVGKAVGRNGYLHVVRDVGYGQPYSSTVQLVSGEVGEDVASYLVTSEQTPSALLVGVFVGEMGVTAAGGILLQIMPKAARDQSLVDLLESRVSQLSGFTPLLLQGKTLKEIMGELLGDLDLFIFPEFHEVRFNCGCSFPRVMGALKMLGEAELQDMIEKDEGAEAICQFCGEVYQADEMQLTQLIADLRRE; from the coding sequence ATGACAGATAAATTAATCAGAGCCATAGCAGCAGACGGTGGAATTAAAGCCGTTGGCGTTATTACTACCGACTTGACTGAGGAAGCAAGACGCAGACATAAACTCTCCTATGTAGCTACGGCGGCTTTGGGAAGGTCAATGGCTTCGGGATTATTACTAGCCTCTAGCATGAAGAAGGAAGGTTCTAGGGTCAACATTCATGTTAAAGGAGATGGTCCTTTAGGAACGATTTTAGCTGATGCTGGACTAGACGGTACTGTAAGAGGCTATGTCCAAAACCCTGATGTTGAACTTCCTCCCAATGATTTGGGCAAGCTAGATGTAGGCAAAGCGGTAGGTCGTAATGGTTATTTACATGTAGTTCGCGACGTTGGCTATGGACAGCCATATTCAAGTACTGTCCAGTTAGTTTCAGGAGAGGTAGGAGAAGACGTTGCTAGTTATTTAGTTACTTCCGAACAAACGCCATCGGCTTTATTAGTTGGTGTTTTTGTCGGTGAAATGGGAGTTACCGCAGCGGGAGGAATTTTATTACAAATCATGCCCAAAGCAGCAAGAGATCAATCTTTGGTTGATTTATTAGAGTCCCGCGTGTCGCAATTATCTGGATTTACTCCTCTGTTACTCCAAGGCAAAACTCTCAAAGAAATTATGGGAGAATTATTAGGAGATTTAGATCTGTTTATTTTTCCTGAGTTTCATGAAGTCCGCTTTAATTGTGGCTGTTCTTTTCCCAGAGTTATGGGCGCACTGAAAATGCTGGGCGAAGCAGAATTACAGGACATGATTGAAAAAGATGAGGGAGCAGAAGCAATCTGCCAATTTTGTGGCGAAGTTTATCAAGCAGACGAAATGCAGCTAACCCAGTTAATCGCTGATTTGAGAAGGGAATAG
- a CDS encoding chromosome segregation ATPase: MAINKEPRNSGSDATSKTNAKINRQKPEQSDLGSSLQNFPEKVLVPVTPQASSSMIDSATTTVHSQKRPLWKTWQLWGILLVLCSGGIGYGATSMLLKLPKTQSCSKVFWPVASASIRLYCAQNAAEDRNVEDLLSAIKLVAVLPGNHPLKPEIDRNIDRWATSILDIGEEEFQSGKLEQAIATAKKIPANVSARDLVAQKIDDWETIWSEGEEIYEQVENKLREADWNGAFTWAVRLTDSSNNYWATTKYEESINNINVAQEENASLNKAQIQVTSGKIDDLILAINKADDIDRDSYAYEQAQEIIAEAKEKLVANIEQLIEQQDWRQLLQLTNRIPSSLKLQKRNKNWQILANAGSSAQLDTVFGIEEAIAEAKKLKRGSEYYQLGQKLIRRWELEIDDVAHLAKARDLARVGTIANLSKAISEANLIPNGNPRYSEASQEIAEWRGQIQTIEDQPVLSRAKELSYGNSVNAWQRAIAEANLISSNSPLYPEAQEEVRSWRANIQRVEDQPILDEAESFANLNNYAAAIETARKIGSGRALSSEAQNKIARWQQEIDGQRYYREASNLAQQGTPEALARAISTARQASSNSSVGYQVVQDVNDWADQILAIARQASNSSLERAIAIAEQVPSGTTSFTPAQKEIKVWQIQLNPPQPEALPPTFKLEKLRKERDN, encoded by the coding sequence ATGGCGATAAACAAAGAACCACGAAACTCTGGCTCAGATGCAACTAGCAAGACTAATGCTAAAATAAACCGTCAAAAACCAGAGCAGTCAGATTTGGGCTCTAGCCTTCAAAATTTTCCCGAGAAGGTTTTAGTACCTGTAACTCCTCAAGCATCTTCCTCAATGATCGATTCAGCAACTACTACCGTTCATTCGCAGAAAAGACCTTTATGGAAAACGTGGCAGCTTTGGGGAATCTTGCTGGTATTGTGTTCTGGTGGAATTGGTTATGGTGCAACTTCAATGCTGTTGAAGCTGCCAAAAACCCAAAGCTGCTCTAAGGTATTTTGGCCAGTCGCTTCTGCCTCGATTCGCCTTTATTGCGCTCAAAATGCAGCTGAAGATAGAAATGTTGAGGATTTGTTATCCGCCATCAAGTTAGTCGCCGTATTACCCGGCAATCACCCGTTAAAACCAGAAATAGATCGCAATATTGACCGCTGGGCAACTTCAATTCTCGACATTGGCGAAGAAGAGTTTCAGTCGGGAAAATTAGAACAAGCGATCGCTACGGCGAAAAAAATTCCTGCCAATGTCTCGGCGAGAGACTTAGTCGCTCAAAAAATTGATGACTGGGAAACTATTTGGTCAGAGGGTGAAGAAATCTACGAGCAGGTAGAAAACAAGCTTCGCGAAGCTGACTGGAACGGCGCATTTACTTGGGCAGTTCGTTTGACCGATAGCTCCAATAATTATTGGGCGACTACTAAGTATGAAGAAAGCATTAACAATATCAACGTTGCTCAAGAAGAAAATGCCAGCCTGAATAAAGCTCAAATTCAGGTTACTAGTGGCAAAATTGATGACCTGATTTTAGCTATTAATAAAGCAGATGATATCGATCGCGATAGCTATGCTTACGAGCAGGCTCAGGAAATTATTGCTGAGGCTAAAGAAAAGTTGGTGGCTAATATCGAGCAGCTAATCGAACAACAGGATTGGCGACAACTGCTTCAGCTAACAAACCGTATTCCTAGCAGCTTAAAACTGCAAAAGCGGAATAAAAATTGGCAAATTTTAGCAAATGCTGGCTCTAGCGCCCAGTTAGATACGGTGTTTGGCATCGAAGAAGCGATCGCCGAAGCCAAAAAACTGAAGCGAGGTAGTGAATATTATCAATTAGGTCAAAAGCTAATTCGTCGTTGGGAACTAGAAATTGATGATGTTGCTCATTTGGCAAAAGCCAGAGATCTAGCCAGAGTCGGCACCATCGCTAATCTGAGTAAAGCTATTAGCGAAGCGAATTTAATTCCTAATGGTAATCCCCGCTATAGCGAAGCTAGTCAAGAAATAGCTGAGTGGCGCGGACAGATACAGACCATTGAAGACCAACCTGTCTTAAGTCGTGCTAAAGAATTATCCTACGGTAACAGCGTTAATGCTTGGCAAAGAGCGATCGCGGAGGCTAACTTAATCTCTTCCAATAGCCCTCTTTACCCTGAAGCTCAAGAAGAAGTTAGAAGCTGGCGTGCCAATATTCAACGAGTTGAAGACCAACCGATTCTTGATGAAGCAGAATCTTTTGCCAACCTTAATAATTATGCCGCAGCCATTGAAACCGCTAGAAAAATTGGCTCGGGCAGAGCTTTATCCTCGGAAGCTCAAAATAAAATCGCACGTTGGCAACAGGAAATAGATGGACAAAGATACTATCGCGAAGCTAGTAATTTAGCCCAACAGGGTACGCCAGAAGCTCTCGCTCGGGCAATCTCAACTGCCAGACAGGCTTCTAGTAATAGTTCGGTTGGTTATCAGGTAGTGCAGGATGTCAATGACTGGGCAGATCAAATCTTGGCTATAGCTAGACAAGCTTCTAATAGTTCTCTCGAAAGGGCGATCGCGATCGCCGAACAGGTTCCCTCTGGCACAACTAGCTTTACTCCTGCTCAAAAAGAAATTAAAGTCTGGCAAATACAGCTCAACCCTCCTCAGCCAGAAGCTTTACCTCCTACCTTTAAACTAGAGAAGCTCAGAAAAGAACGAGATAATTAA
- a CDS encoding TIGR00300 family protein produces MTEPIRILMCAPDHYDVDYVINPWMEGNIHKSSRDKAVEQWSKLNFVLNDLAKVDLVQGQQGVPDMVFTANAGLVLGDNAVLSRFYHPERQGEEPYFKQWFENNGFNVFELPKDLPFEGAGDALLDREGRWLWAGYGFRSELDSHPYIAKWLDIEVLSLRLIDERFYHLDTCLCPLSGGYLLYYPGAFDSYSNHIIEGRVPKEKRIALAEADAINFACNSVNVGQSVVMNKASDSLKQRLAEAGFTVIETPLTEFLKAGGAAKCLTLRINEPVLPDVHASTPVESRVLHMEGHLLDAGIMNRSLDLVVDNGGSFKVLNFNLGVERQSTSNADVRVSAPDHEVMEKIMSQLIELGAVAPSNDVSNVIMETCDLAGVAPDDFYVTNIYPTEVRVNDQWIRVQKQRMDGAIVIDEGSTGIMAECKILRDLAQGDRVVVGVEGIRTVRKKSNRELKTQEEFSFMGAGVSSERRVELVVEQIAWELRQIRDRGGKVVVTAGPVVIHTGGAKHLSTLIREGYVQGLLGGNAIAVHDIEQSLMGTSLGVDMQKGTPVRGGHRHHLKVINTVRRYGSIAKAVEQGVITHGIMYECVKHDVPFALAGSIRDDGPLPDTQMDLIKAQEEYAQLLEGTDLILMLSTMLHSIGVGNMTPAGVKMVCVDINPAVVTKLSDRGSVESVGVVTDVGLFLSLLVNQLDKLTSPYQTV; encoded by the coding sequence ATGACTGAACCGATTCGCATCTTAATGTGCGCACCAGATCACTATGACGTAGACTATGTAATCAATCCCTGGATGGAAGGAAATATTCATAAATCCTCGCGCGATAAAGCCGTGGAACAGTGGTCTAAACTAAATTTTGTGCTGAATGACCTAGCTAAGGTAGATTTAGTCCAAGGACAACAAGGTGTTCCTGATATGGTATTTACTGCTAATGCGGGTTTAGTATTGGGAGACAATGCAGTTCTCAGTCGTTTTTATCATCCCGAACGTCAGGGAGAAGAACCATACTTTAAACAGTGGTTTGAAAATAACGGCTTTAATGTGTTTGAATTGCCCAAAGACTTGCCGTTTGAAGGTGCAGGAGATGCTTTATTAGACCGTGAAGGGCGTTGGTTGTGGGCTGGCTATGGTTTTCGTTCTGAATTAGATTCCCATCCCTATATCGCTAAATGGTTAGATATTGAGGTATTGTCTTTACGCTTAATTGACGAGCGCTTTTACCATTTAGACACTTGTTTGTGTCCCTTATCTGGTGGCTATTTACTCTACTATCCTGGGGCATTTGATTCTTATTCCAACCATATTATTGAAGGTCGTGTACCCAAAGAAAAACGAATTGCGCTCGCTGAAGCGGATGCGATTAATTTTGCCTGTAACAGCGTTAACGTTGGGCAGTCGGTAGTAATGAATAAGGCGAGTGACAGTCTCAAGCAGCGTTTGGCAGAGGCTGGTTTTACCGTTATTGAAACACCCCTAACGGAATTCCTCAAAGCTGGTGGTGCAGCTAAATGTCTGACTCTCAGAATTAATGAGCCTGTATTGCCTGATGTTCATGCCAGCACGCCTGTAGAAAGTCGGGTACTGCACATGGAAGGTCATTTATTGGATGCAGGAATCATGAACCGTTCTCTGGATTTGGTAGTAGACAACGGCGGTAGCTTCAAGGTACTAAACTTTAATCTGGGTGTAGAAAGACAAAGTACTTCCAATGCAGACGTTAGGGTGTCTGCCCCTGACCATGAAGTGATGGAAAAAATCATGAGTCAGCTAATTGAACTGGGTGCAGTAGCCCCTAGTAACGATGTAAGCAATGTGATTATGGAAACCTGCGATCTAGCAGGAGTTGCCCCTGATGACTTTTATGTCACCAATATTTATCCCACCGAAGTCAGGGTAAATGACCAGTGGATACGAGTGCAAAAGCAACGCATGGATGGGGCAATTGTGATCGATGAAGGTTCTACTGGCATCATGGCTGAGTGTAAGATCCTGCGGGATTTAGCTCAAGGCGATCGCGTCGTCGTTGGCGTAGAAGGAATTCGTACCGTGCGTAAAAAATCTAATCGAGAACTCAAAACCCAAGAAGAATTTAGCTTTATGGGTGCGGGAGTATCCAGTGAAAGACGAGTTGAATTAGTCGTAGAACAAATCGCCTGGGAATTGCGTCAAATTCGCGATCGCGGCGGTAAAGTAGTTGTCACCGCGGGGCCAGTAGTAATCCATACAGGAGGAGCAAAGCACCTTTCGACGCTCATTCGTGAAGGTTATGTTCAAGGTTTACTTGGCGGAAATGCGATCGCCGTCCACGACATTGAACAGTCACTGATGGGTACTTCCTTGGGTGTAGATATGCAAAAAGGTACTCCCGTTCGAGGTGGACACCGCCACCATTTAAAAGTGATTAATACAGTACGGCGTTATGGCAGCATCGCCAAGGCAGTAGAACAAGGAGTTATTACCCACGGCATTATGTATGAATGCGTTAAACATGATGTACCCTTTGCCCTGGCTGGTTCAATTCGGGATGATGGTCCTTTACCCGATACCCAAATGGATTTAATTAAAGCCCAAGAGGAATATGCTCAACTCTTAGAAGGTACAGACCTGATCCTGATGCTGTCTACGATGCTCCATTCCATTGGCGTGGGTAATATGACCCCTGCGGGAGTAAAAATGGTCTGTGTCGATATTAACCCGGCGGTGGTGACTAAGTTAAGCGATCGCGGTTCAGTCGAATCAGTCGGTGTGGTAACAGATGTCGGTTTGTTCCTTAGTCTGCTGGTTAATCAATTGGATAAGTTAACTAGTCCTTATCAGACTGTTTAA